In the genome of Mucilaginibacter sp. 14171R-50, the window ATTTGGCGTTGAAGATCAGCGCGCTTTCTCAACCCGTAAGCCCGCATCAATAACCTCATGAAGCGGGTTATCGCGCATATTTTGTTCTATCTCGAAATGATAAACCCCTTTAGCCGGGAATTTATAATTGGTTCGCAGGGGCAATTGGTAGCTGTAAATATTGCCGCTGCCGCTACCAAGCCATTCACCATCTTTATTGGCCAAAGGCCACTCGTAACGGGTGGTGTGTGTTTTTTTACCCGGCGACGTTTGCCTTAACAACGCAAATATGTTTGAATATCTGTAACTGCCGCTTACCCTTAAATTAAAGTAAAGATTGTATGGCACCGTAATGTCATCTATCTTCACATCTACTTTTATCCGGTTTACGTACGACCAATTGTGGTTATCAATAGGGGTACTTTGATCTACTATCGCATTAGGATCGGTACAGCCTTGCGCTGCAAAAAGCACAAGGGCAATTAAGCAGCCGGGAATAAATTTAAACGCTCGCATTATTCCGGCCGGGGGGTGTTATTGTTAGGGGGCTGATTATTATTCGGGCGTGGCCGGTTATTATTGCGCCTGTTGTTATTGCTTCCCTGCGGGCGATTACCATCCGGCCTTGGGCCACCCTGTTGCTGGGGCCTGTTACCACCATCCGGCCGGTTCCCTTGCGGGCGATTGCCGCCGTCTGGTCTGTTTCCTCCTTGAGGGCGGTTACCATCCGGCCGTTGGGATGCCTGTTGGCCATCCGGGCGATTACCCCCTTGCTGGTTACGGCTACGGTTTTTGTTCTTATTTTTATTCTTGTTGTTTTGATTGCGGCGCTCGTCAAGGCGGGTAAGGCTATCTTGCCCAACCACATTTTCGTAATCAAGTATCTTTACCGGCTTGGTTTCAACCACAACTACCTCACCCAGGTCCGCCGGGATAATTCCTTCGCGGTTTTGCTGCTGAATTTCCTTTACGCGGGCTATCGGCATAGGCACCCAGGCTTCTTCGCGCGGGTAGCTAAACCACATTATTTTTTTAAATATATCGGTTTTTTGCAGGCGAGCATCGCCTTTTTCAGTTTTCAGCACATTCACATTGTCCGGTATATGCTTAAGCGCGTCCATATAAGTATCCAGCTCATAGTTGAGGCAGCACTTTAATTTGC includes:
- a CDS encoding gliding motility lipoprotein GldH translates to MRAFKFIPGCLIALVLFAAQGCTDPNAIVDQSTPIDNHNWSYVNRIKVDVKIDDITVPYNLYFNLRVSGSYRYSNIFALLRQTSPGKKTHTTRYEWPLANKDGEWLGSGSGNIYSYQLPLRTNYKFPAKGVYHFEIEQNMRDNPLHEVIDAGLRVEKAR